A region from the Anaerobacillus sp. CMMVII genome encodes:
- a CDS encoding FeoB-associated Cys-rich membrane protein: MVGNVIIGVMIFAYAGWSLYRFIKKSKAGKCASCSEHEGCSAFDCDEKK; encoded by the coding sequence ATGGTAGGTAATGTAATCATTGGGGTTATGATCTTTGCATATGCAGGTTGGTCACTTTATAGATTTATCAAGAAATCAAAAGCTGGAAAGTGTGCTAGTTGTAGTGAACATGAAGGGTGTTCAGCATTCGATTGTGATGAAAAAAAATAA
- a CDS encoding BadF/BadG/BcrA/BcrD ATPase family protein — MKNEELDSIFIGIDVGSTTVKATVVNPTTKEILWSDYQRHHTKQAEMVLEFLVRIGNEFSYINRDKIRVFITGSGGGPIAEHIGAKFVQEVNAVTMTVEELHPDVGSVVELGGQDAKIIIFKENEETGDKQAITSMNDKCASGTGATIDKCMIKVGMPEAEVAKLQFDDTKLHHVAAKCGVFAETDIVNLVKSSIPSAEIMCSLADAIVMQNLSVLTRGNTLRHKVLLLGGPNTYLPFLQQCWRKRIPEGWEERGYQYPKDVPIEELIFIPENAQYYAAFGAVMYGMHEPAEVGVYTGIEALKTFITHGRKAKLGEKAGAPLVKDVEELEQFRIQYSIPKFTPVKFKEGQNIQAVIGLDGGSTSSKAVLVDMDGNILLKEYQLSKGNPIQDTRELLGKIREKVVASGANLEVMGFGATGYAADVLEKTLNADVNIVETVAHMMSAVHFFGDIDVICDIGGQDIKVLFLKNGDIRNFRLSNQCSAGNGMLLQAMADQFGIPVQEYADTAFRADLSPKFSYGCAVFLDSDRVNFQKEGYAKEELLAGLALVLPKNIWQYVVQVPRMAELGRKFVLQGGTQHNLAAVKAQVDYIKERVPDAEVFVHPHTGEAGAIGAAMETIRVVKRKGFTTFQGLDSAIGMTYESRNDESTRCNFCPNLCSRTFIDTKTPDGQTARYISGFSCEKGTVEDKDALIALTKERNQLKKHYPNLVDYEAKKMFKHFYDPKPLPEDTTIIDDVQVKSMLFGLGTKKVAYQRPFQRSSKEAIEHRKQLRIGIPKVLNIWSTAPFWRTYFEALGIPEKHVVFSDNTSEEMWQAGGKYGSIDPCYPSKVAQAHVHNLLFKHHKEEKPLHAVFFPCITHIDAHIKNVIDSASCPIVAGAPNVIKAAFTKETDFFKERDIQYFDPAVTFTEPNLLKKQMYEAFREFLQVTEDESDFAIDEAWQAMRMFDDEMQQKGKEILEQIEDENRVAILMIGRPYHSDPGLNHGVLDEFQVLGYPILSMRSIPKDEAWLRKYFKDDLESGKVDYALEVTDVWPENFSSNSVQKVWAAKFAARHPHVAVLDLSSFKCGHDAPTYGLIDSIISTAGTPYSALHDIDANKPSGSIKIRVKTYAHSLSLNEERLQDLASKKEELQKLIEKKRKSLERNQLLEEFEELTSRKAQG, encoded by the coding sequence GTGAAGAATGAGGAACTTGATTCCATATTTATTGGAATTGACGTAGGTTCTACTACGGTAAAAGCAACGGTAGTTAATCCTACTACGAAAGAAATATTATGGTCAGATTATCAACGTCATCATACAAAGCAAGCAGAAATGGTCCTCGAATTTTTAGTCCGAATTGGTAACGAATTCTCGTACATAAATAGAGATAAAATTCGTGTGTTTATTACGGGTTCAGGTGGTGGCCCAATTGCAGAACATATAGGAGCCAAGTTTGTTCAAGAGGTTAACGCTGTAACAATGACTGTAGAAGAACTACATCCAGATGTAGGAAGTGTTGTCGAACTAGGTGGCCAGGATGCAAAAATTATCATATTTAAAGAAAACGAAGAAACTGGGGACAAACAAGCGATCACCTCTATGAATGACAAGTGCGCATCAGGTACTGGGGCGACAATTGATAAATGTATGATTAAGGTTGGTATGCCAGAAGCTGAGGTAGCAAAATTACAATTTGATGATACAAAACTTCATCACGTTGCGGCAAAATGTGGTGTTTTTGCTGAAACAGATATTGTTAACTTAGTGAAGAGTAGTATTCCTTCTGCCGAAATTATGTGCTCTCTTGCAGATGCAATCGTCATGCAAAATCTATCAGTTCTAACGAGAGGAAATACATTAAGACACAAAGTTCTTTTACTAGGTGGCCCTAATACATATTTACCTTTCTTACAACAATGCTGGCGTAAGCGAATTCCAGAAGGTTGGGAGGAGCGAGGCTATCAATATCCAAAGGATGTGCCAATTGAAGAGTTGATTTTCATCCCGGAAAACGCTCAATATTATGCTGCGTTTGGTGCTGTTATGTATGGCATGCACGAGCCAGCTGAGGTTGGTGTTTACACAGGGATTGAAGCGTTAAAAACATTTATTACTCATGGGCGAAAAGCGAAACTAGGTGAAAAAGCTGGAGCACCTCTAGTAAAAGATGTGGAGGAGTTAGAGCAATTTCGAATTCAATATAGCATTCCGAAATTTACGCCAGTCAAATTTAAAGAAGGGCAAAACATTCAAGCAGTTATTGGGTTAGATGGTGGCTCTACGTCATCGAAGGCTGTGCTAGTAGATATGGATGGCAATATTTTGTTAAAAGAATACCAACTATCCAAAGGGAATCCGATACAAGATACACGTGAGCTATTAGGAAAGATCCGTGAAAAAGTGGTAGCTAGTGGAGCGAATCTTGAAGTTATGGGCTTTGGTGCGACAGGGTATGCAGCAGACGTACTGGAAAAAACCTTAAATGCTGACGTCAATATAGTTGAGACTGTTGCGCATATGATGAGTGCGGTTCACTTTTTTGGGGATATTGATGTGATTTGTGATATCGGTGGCCAGGACATTAAAGTATTATTTTTGAAGAATGGAGACATACGCAATTTCCGTTTATCTAACCAATGTTCAGCAGGAAATGGAATGCTATTGCAAGCAATGGCAGATCAATTCGGAATTCCGGTTCAAGAATATGCTGATACAGCTTTTCGAGCAGATTTGTCACCGAAATTCTCATATGGTTGTGCGGTATTTTTAGATTCAGATCGTGTGAATTTTCAAAAGGAAGGCTATGCAAAAGAAGAGTTATTAGCAGGTTTAGCCCTTGTGTTACCAAAAAATATTTGGCAGTACGTTGTTCAAGTGCCACGAATGGCAGAGCTTGGACGGAAGTTTGTCCTCCAAGGTGGAACGCAGCATAATTTAGCTGCTGTGAAAGCACAAGTGGATTACATTAAAGAACGCGTTCCTGATGCCGAGGTTTTCGTTCATCCACATACAGGTGAAGCAGGTGCGATTGGGGCTGCTATGGAAACGATTCGTGTTGTAAAGCGAAAAGGGTTTACAACCTTCCAAGGCTTGGATTCAGCAATTGGAATGACATACGAATCGCGAAATGATGAATCGACACGCTGTAATTTTTGCCCTAATCTTTGCAGTCGGACATTTATTGATACGAAAACCCCAGATGGTCAAACGGCAAGGTATATTTCAGGATTTAGTTGTGAAAAAGGCACCGTCGAAGATAAGGATGCATTAATTGCCTTAACAAAAGAGCGGAATCAGTTAAAAAAACATTACCCTAACTTAGTTGACTATGAAGCGAAAAAAATGTTTAAGCATTTTTATGATCCAAAGCCATTGCCTGAAGATACGACGATCATTGACGATGTTCAAGTGAAGTCTATGCTCTTTGGGTTAGGTACGAAAAAAGTTGCGTATCAAAGACCATTCCAACGTTCGTCTAAGGAAGCAATTGAACATCGGAAACAACTAAGGATCGGAATTCCGAAGGTACTAAATATCTGGTCAACAGCGCCGTTTTGGCGAACGTATTTTGAAGCATTAGGGATCCCTGAAAAACATGTAGTTTTTAGTGATAATACGAGTGAAGAAATGTGGCAAGCAGGTGGGAAGTATGGCTCGATTGACCCATGCTATCCGTCAAAAGTGGCCCAGGCCCATGTTCATAATTTACTTTTCAAGCACCATAAAGAGGAAAAACCATTACATGCTGTGTTCTTTCCATGTATTACTCATATTGATGCTCATATAAAAAATGTCATTGATTCGGCTAGTTGCCCAATTGTTGCAGGCGCACCAAACGTAATTAAAGCTGCGTTTACGAAAGAAACAGATTTTTTCAAAGAACGCGATATTCAATATTTTGATCCAGCTGTGACATTTACTGAACCTAACTTACTGAAGAAGCAAATGTATGAAGCGTTTCGAGAATTCCTTCAGGTAACAGAAGATGAAAGTGATTTTGCCATAGATGAAGCTTGGCAGGCAATGAGAATGTTTGATGATGAAATGCAACAAAAAGGGAAGGAAATCTTAGAGCAGATTGAAGATGAAAACCGAGTGGCAATTTTGATGATAGGCAGACCATATCATTCAGACCCTGGCTTAAATCATGGTGTGTTAGATGAGTTTCAGGTCTTAGGTTATCCGATTTTATCCATGCGGTCGATACCTAAGGATGAAGCGTGGCTCCGGAAGTACTTTAAAGATGATTTAGAGAGCGGCAAAGTTGATTATGCACTGGAAGTCACCGACGTCTGGCCGGAGAATTTCAGTTCAAATAGTGTTCAAAAGGTATGGGCAGCAAAATTTGCAGCTCGCCATCCTCATGTAGCAGTTCTTGATTTATCCAGCTTTAAATGTGGGCATGATGCGCCAACGTACGGTTTGATTGACTCTATCATATCAACCGCAGGAACACCATATTCTGCTTTGCATGACATTGATGCAAATAAGCCAAGTGGTTCAATTAAAATTCGGGTGAAAACTTATGCTCATAGCTTAAGTCTTAACGAAGAGCGCTTGCAGGATTTAGCGAGTAAAAAGGAAGAGTTACAAAAACTGATTGAGAAAAAACGAAAGTCGCTAGAGCGTAATCAATTACTAGAAGAGTTCGAAGAGCTTACAAGTCGAAAAGCTCAAGGCTAA